atcAAGGTAGGCTAACTGCTATGGCCAATGACCAGAACATCTTGGTGGCTGAAGATGATGCCAGTTTATTTCACAGTTCACTGGTGGTGGTGTTGGTGTGAGGAAGGTGCTGGCTTAGAAGCGCAACCTTGCACAATTCCCACAGAGTTTTCGAGGAGGTAGTTTGTTCTGCTCCCCTGCACAGCTGGCAGACACTAATATGCTATGGGTTAAAAACTTACTAGAGCACCACAGTCCCATTGGCCTAGGCAGTGTGGAAACATACAAGGAAATGCACAACCTCCCTGAGTTCTGGTCTTGCTTTACATAAATCCAACCTTGAAAagaggaccataaagaaggctgagcaccgaagaattgatgcttttgaactgtggtgttggagaagacttttgagagtcccttggactgcaaggagatccaaccagtccatcctaaaggaaatcagtcctgaatattcactggaaggactgatgatgaagctgaagctccaatactttggccacctgatgccaagaactgactcattggaaaagaccctgatgctgggaaagattgaaggcaggaggagaaggggacgacagaggatgagatggttggatgacatcaccaactcaatggacatgagtttgagcaagctccaggagatgctgaaggacagggaagcctgatgtgctgcagtccatggggttacaaagagttggatgcaacaaCTACAACAACCTTGAAAAAGTCACCCTCAAAAGAAACCTGAATTGTGACTGGCTGCCTTACTTGACAGTGGGTTGCCCCTTCATACTCCTTTAACTGCCCTTCAGGGATTGGTCCAGCGGTGTTAGTGCAGGTAGGATTTCCCTATGCAAACAGAGGGTGACTGCAGGGCTCAGAGGAGGGAGCTTGGCACCTATGAGGGCGGCTGGCACCCCAAGAAGGGCTTAATAGAAATGGGGATGTCCTTGAGAGACtgagtttgccttttttttcctattggtgGACCCTAGTCTGgtcttgaaagtaaaagtgaaagtgtcaagttgctcagttgtattggactctgtgaccccatggactgtagcctaccaggttgtctgtccatgggatctcccaggcaagaatactggagtggtttgccatgcccttctccaggggatcttcccaaacccagggatcaaacccaggtcacccacattgcaggccgtttctttactgtctgagccaccagggaagcctcttggaTGAATAAAATCAACCCACTGCACCAGGGGCTTGGGAGGAGAGAAAGCATTCCCTGGAAGGTGGTCATTTTTGGAACATATCACCCACATGGGAGCTTCTGCCTCAACTTAGCCATGAGCCCAGGTGATGGGGTCAGGGCAGACAAGGCAATTCCACTCATTTATCATCTGCTGCTCCGAGAGGAACACCGATACAACCCCCGCCCTCCCCAGAGCCCAGGTGGCCAGGAGCTCCGCCTCACCTGGACTTTTCCTCTTGAAGGAACTCCAGGGATGCCTGCAGGTCAGTCAGATACTGCTCCCTGAGGCTCTGGTAGGACCCCTGCAGGCTCAAGTGGACCATCTTCACCTCTCTCAGCTCTTCCTTCATCTTCTGCCCCAGCAGGGCTCGTGGCTGGGCCCCACACTTGCTCTCCAAGGACCTCTGCTGCTGGCAGGCTGGGAAGTGAGTCTGGAGAGGGACGTGTCTGATGACGGTGGACAGGTTGCTGGATGAGCAGTTTTCTCCACCTGGCCGGGGGTGCtctgcacacagaaccttctcatGGGGCTGCTTGCAGTTGTTGTCCAGGCTGCTTTTGGTCCCCAGCACTAAGCCCTTGGGCCTGCAGCCCTCCTCTAGCTCCTGCAGCTGCTGGTGACCCTGGCGGAGACTTTGCTCAATCTGGGCTATGGTGGCAGAGGTTCGCTGGTTCACCTTCTCGAAGGCTTGCCGGATATGGGGGGCCTGGTGCCGGTCGGCCTTGGATACCAGCTTGAGGTAGCCCGCTGTGTTCTCATCGCGGCTGGCTTTCTCCACCCTCAGCTGCTCTGAGAGGTAGAGGATATGGTGCTTGATACTGTCCTGTATGTTCCAGGTCAGCTCCCCATCTGAAAGGCTGGAGTGGCCACTGGGGCCATCCTTGCTGGATGACAGGGATCTGCAGGAGGGGACACCGGAGGAGAGGATGGCAGTTGGGCCCTTGGTGTATTCTGTCTGCACTGGGAGATAAGAATCACAAAATGGGTACTTCCGTAAGA
This Budorcas taxicolor isolate Tak-1 chromosome X, Takin1.1, whole genome shotgun sequence DNA region includes the following protein-coding sequences:
- the TEX28 gene encoding LOW QUALITY PROTEIN: testis-specific protein TEX28 (The sequence of the model RefSeq protein was modified relative to this genomic sequence to represent the inferred CDS: substituted 1 base at 1 genomic stop codon), producing the protein MVLKTEYTKGPTAILSSGVPSCRSLSSSKDGPSGHSSLSDGELTWNIQDSIKHHILYLSEQLRVEKASRDENTAGYLKLVSKADRHQAPHIRQAFEKVNQRTSATIAQIEQSLRQGHQQLQELEEGCRPKGLVLGTKSSLDNNCKQPHEKVLCAEHPRPGGENCSSSNLSTVIRHVPLQTHFPACQQQRSLESKCGAQPRALLGQKMKEELREVKMVHLSLQGSYQSLREQYLTDLQASLEFLQEEKSRQVLLEGQVNGHLQGHLDEVYHLKQNLACTKERMVYLSYERAKEIWEVMETFKNRMGKLEALQQVTQLGLTEHPQSWPXDMLCHLMSLLLMLATVLLVLLSGIYACPLLLLHLRLHTCTMLLLLGLSTLAWQKWHTISAPDWQAWVPSRWRRFARTSQLPPRGP